From the genome of Phoenix dactylifera cultivar Barhee BC4 chromosome 17, palm_55x_up_171113_PBpolish2nd_filt_p, whole genome shotgun sequence:
TCTTGACTCGATATGATGCTCAAAACAAAAACAATAATATCAAAGAGGAATCCactattattaaaaaaacaaaaaggaaatctTCCAACTGTATGTTGCTTTATGAAATGGTGTCATTGTGAAACAGGTTAGGTTCAACAAACTAGGCTGAATTCATGATACCTACACAGGGTGCAAAATGGAGCAGAATGTCCTTACAAGTTAATGATCAGATAGTTTCGCTTGCATCTTGAAACAAAATAAGCACACGATACATGATCCACACTAGCGTCTTAATCTAGCAATTTAGTATTGCAGTCAAAATTGCACATATACTATTCTAATTGCACTAATACTAGAACTAATTGGCAGCTTTTTTAACTGAGGAGTGGGAATGGCATCTTAGTTCAAAAGTGTCGAAAAGGTAAGAACTGCAAAGATATTGCTCGACCAAGGGAAGATCTTGTCGAGTTAAAAATAAATAGGCCGTAAGTGCGAGCTCTCTAGATTTAGATATTGATATCTTCATACACTAGTTTTGTAATTTTCatcagtttaaaacaaatatctgAAGGTCTAATCAAACCCTCAGTTTCGAATGAGAAACCGACTGCATCAACCAATGTCACAGACCACAGCTAAGGATGAAAGTTTCATAAACTACTGGCAAAATTTTAACCTCTCTACGAGCACATTCCATATACGCACGCTCTTGCAAAAGGCTGACCTTAGAATTTAGAATAGCCCGTGGAAAATACGGTGGAACTTCTGGCTGTGCCATTTAGTCTAAGGTAGTCATTTACACTAGTGAGAGCATAAGATGCTTCAAGACATTAGTGGCATTCATCTACTCTTTTTAATTCCAAGGATGGGATGATGCCAACTCAACTGCGCTTCACAAGGCCTCCATAGAATCTGAAATAAACTTCTTAAAGCTGGCGCAATAGTGTAGATTTCAACATCTTTTCCAAAGAGCTCTGAAATCAATGCCAATTGTCTGCATTTCAGAAACAGTGTGGATGAAGGCATCCACCACCTCCATTTCTGGCAACTTAAAGCTGAAAGGTGCACTTTAGCACCATGCAGCAACTCTTTGTAGTATTCCACACACAATTCTCCAAAAAGGACtcatgttatttggcattaaagGCAACAGAAAATTTATTATAGTGAAAGAATAAATCTCTATGGCAATGGATAGCCCGCAGCCAAAGTTACAGGAGAATTTTATCACTTATGTGCATGGCATATTTTGATGGACTATAAATAAAAGTGATTCTTTTCCCATTTAAACCGACCTCCCCAACAAATTAGATGCAAGTTGCAGGCCGGAATTGCATAGCCGATAAAGATTTCCTGCTTGTAAAAGTTTCCTGCACTTTAAGATAGTTTCAGATATGCATGCATACTCAGCACCTAAAATTCTTAGTAAAGCTGCAACTGAACAATCGGATCCTACAACAAAGTGGCACACTGAAACTTGCTACCATTACCAAGATGCTAGCATCCCAATTCACTACCCTATTTGCAGTCCTCAAATTGAGGTACCAGAACACTAGCTTCTTCCAACAAAGAATTAAGCATAAAACATGTAGCTATATAGCCCCTTGACATGATCAATTAAAGCCTCAACAGGCAAAGCTCATCAAAGTGCGGCGCAGCTCATTCTTTAACCTACTCCAAAGCTCACTCGACAAGCCATGACTGGTCTGTCTAGTGAAAGCCAAAGATCATGTCTGTAGTGAGGGGCATACCAGTACTGGAGTGAGAGCACATGCCCTGATTATGAGTCTTGGTGGATGGCGGATACTGAGATGACCCAAGATGCCGGTTGATGTCTGCCAAGGCAATAAAAGTCAGGAATCTAAGATAAGAGCAAAGATCTCAGCTCTTTTGTTGGAAAGaagatatattataatatacccATAGACTCAATAAAAACAAGATCAAATACCATTGtaagatattaattttaaaatttaatcatcaaaaacattcaTAGGGAGATTAGAAAACCCCAGGTTCATCTATTGCCATCCTCTCAGCCAGCATATCTCACGATATATTGACTAATACCAATAGAGAAAACAAGGGTAACGAATTTGTATACACCATATTGATAGGTATATGGCTGATACCAATACAGACCAAGATCTGGGTGAAAAAACCTTGAAACTGTACTACATGGGCACACAAATAAGCTGAAAATGTTTGTATcgtctacaaaaaaaaagaagtatcaCATAAAAGATTGAAATGAATAAGTCATGTGTATTCCCAATAACTCATCATGTGCCTGGTCATTGATGTTCAGCCCTGTATACCATTCCTTGTTTCTTTCAACATTGTGTGATTAGATTGACTTGGAAAAATTCATTTGATACGTCAACCAATTCATGATCTACTGCAACCATAGCAACCCAGCCAGAAAATGAACCAGTGCATCCAAAGTCTATACACGGATTATGTAAAACTTTGGTTTGTGAGCTCCCAACCCAGTTCACTTATTCCTTTGCAACCACAAATAGCCTTTTCCCACCAGCCTTGGTCCTGTGGCCGAACGGTTGGATCCCCATGATCCACAAAATGCACCAAAAACCAGGACCCAGACAGATCACCTCAATTAAGTGATCCTACAAAGAACTACCGATTCAGTAGTCCAATCACCTATGCTAATGCTGAAAAGATGTCCAGTAGCTAGGAGGTAACGATcttaatcaaaaaaatattaattcaaaCAACCTGAACATATTGAACATTGAGACTAACAAAGTTCCAACTCACAAGCATAAATGAAGGAGAGATTCAAATCATTCAGAATATTAGGGAATATCTCAAAATCTTGCTTCCATGTCTAAACTCCACCATTACATTGAGCAGACTACAAAAATATTTTAGCATACCCCTCTTAGACAAAACAAATACACCTAAAAGATTGACTAAAGAGCTCACCTACTATTCTCCAACCATGGTTCCTTTCTCGCTAACATAAATTCCATCCAAAAACTTTCTAATATCCTTATTCTTTACGTGGCATTTCTGTcaacacaaaaaaagaaaatagctaTGGTGTTAGTTTCTCACGCAGAAACTGTAAGACAACAAAGTATGTATTAAATTCAATCACAAATTCACCAGCAATTTAGATGTTAACGTGGTCGATCAAGGCAGCAGATCGGGAAACAAGTTCAATATCACTACCCTCAATAATAAGCTCATCCTTGACCTTGTCGGACCGAACAATTGTCACTCCTTCAAGCATATCCACTTTCCGCACCTGCAGCATTGAGGATTGAACATCAATATATGGTTTGAATTTTGCTAAGGCAGAAAGCATTTGATTATTTTCTGCCCACTATAATGCTATGGTAACAACAGAATAAAGATATGATATCCAGTTTcctttccaagaacaaatccagaCACTTTTAAAGTTCTTACCACAGTGTAAGTTAAAGCATAAAGGTCTAAGAACAAACAAATTTGCAAAGTGAACTGAAAAGGATTACATTGGAAAGGGAAGTAAAATGACTGTGAGAAAAAATTGCTTGAAATGTTTAAGGTGTATTcccaaataaattaaattatcactGTAAGTACTTCATATTTTCTTTGCAAGtgatcttaattttttataagctGTGCAATGTACATAGACTTGTTATAAGAAATCCAAATCAGCAAATTATATAACAGTTGGGAAGTACATAAAAGTGGTATGCATATGCATGGGCACTTATCAATGCATAAAGATATATATTAGATACATACATGTACAAGTTATGATCACTAAGAATACCATATTGGATGCACATATACTGATTTATAGGCATTTATAGAGGCATAAATACATATACAGATACATACACCTATACAAGTTACTATGTGCCCATGCATGCTTCATATGATCACTAAGAATTAAAGCATAGCGAACATGTATGTATCTTTACAAAACAAAATCTGTCAATCAGACTCAAATCTAGATCCAAAAGCAAAAATCTTACTACCAACAAACTACGCCTTTACTGGTGACTACAAATTAGGGACTATGTTGCATCAGCATGGTTTCACGCTGACACAATGGTTATCAAAATGGCAAGATATCCAAGGGCTGGATCTAACCTGTAGCTCAGAACATTCTAGAGTGCTTGCAGCTAGCATGGTTAGAAGAAACTTAATATCCTCTAATCCATGTATTTATTTATAGTACTGGATATTGTACCATTTTCAATAGGCCAACATTTACAAGTTCCTCAAGTAATATGCAGCGCACAGTTTATGCAAATCATGATAAAAAGTTAAGCACAATTTCAGGATAAACTGTActttataaaatttatactaAACTCATATTTAAAAAGCTATTGAATATACAATAGACATGCAAATGAACACACACTCGTATACATGTCCATGCACCTACCCATACACATGCATGCAATCTCTGAATTTATTTAGTCATCTAAGTTGCTTAAGCATATAACTCCATTGTTTAGGACTTCAAGTATAAGttaatttcataattttctaaAGCAAAATGATTTTTCTTTGGAGCTTCAATCTCATGTAACTCACTTGTATCTTACTTCACAGATGAATCTATGTTATTTATAAGAAGAAACGCAACAAGTAAATATGAACATATATAACTTCAAAACAAGGACAATAATTCAAGTTGAGATACATTATGATATAGTTCGGGGTGCAGCCAGTAGGTATTGTGACCAGCTAGATCATGCTAAGCTTTACAGGGACCAGCGGATTCTCAGGTGGAGTCTTCGACAAAcaaatatttgattttattcAAAAAATTGTCACCAAATTTTCATATAAATTTTTCAGTGAAAACAATATCAAATTTTCATCGGGTTTCTATATTTGAAGTCGAATAATTCTAACACATTTCCTAATTATTAGATCCTATTTCTAGTATGATTTTGTACCAAGTTTAATGCCTGAATTAGGGGTCCTATATATGCTTCTAATGTATTGTATGGAAGGGTTGATctttttatattaataaaattttcaaagagAACTTCCTTCATAGAGTGTTGGGTTCTTTAATACAGTTTGCCTTCCATTGTGTGTGAACTTCAAAGTCTAATTTTGGCGATCGAATTGTCCTTTACTCTTCACATTGTCACCATAGGCCGGACCGTGAAGAAAAGCAAGCATCTTGTGTCAATGCCGGTGTTTGCATGCACCAACATGCGTATATTGATATGTCTAAATAGGTAAGCACCTGGTAAATAGGCAAGCCtcctataaaaagaaaaatgacatCCCTGGAGTAAGTATCCAAAAACCTAGTCAGTCATGGACATGATGGCTAAGCTAGACAAAGGTCACCCAAGCATTCCAAGGCATGTCTACCATAATGGAAACCACTATTAACAATAATAGCTGATAGTATCTTTTTGTTGTCAAGGCTAATTGAtgaaattcattattatatttaGGTGAAAGCAAGAGCTAAACAGACAAAGCATTGCGACATAAGAAAGAACTGTGTTGACAAGTGATGGAGCAATGGGGCATGCTTTTACTTATTTTCTAACAAATGTTACCACAAACCCTAAGAATGAAAGTTCATCAAGGTCTAATATGTTCTCTAAAGCCAACGCTTTATGCCAGTTTAGATGCTACTTTCTCCCTGACATggaacaaaattcttttctcaaGACCCTTAGAGATAGCACCTGAGGGAAATAACACGCGCCGTTGCACTTAAATCATATCTCTGACTGTGTAAATCGGAATTCTAAAAGATGCATCTATTAGTGGGAAACTCAATTGGATGTGTTTTTTATTGTGCATGTTTTTATGcaaatttgaagcatcagtaaaGCGATTGGGTTTGTGCAAAAGTAAAAACTAATAAGTAACATGACATTGTTAATCAGATAGACTCTAATGTGTTACAAGGAATACATGATTTTAAGAAACCAACGATCTGGAATATGATCATAAAgaaaattatcaaaaaaatttaagaaaccaGACTCCCACAACCCGTCTCTGCAGTGATTTCATTGCAAAACATCACAAAAACTCTAAAATGCAATATTTAAGCAGGATGATCTGCCacattattttaataaaaaaacaataATTTCCATCTGGTGTTGCCATATAACTGTTATAActccaaaaaaatcagaaacaaAGAGAAAAGGTATCTTGGCATTGCAAGTTAAACAAATTGATCCACCACATCAACATAAAAAAACAATCACAGCCGCATGATAGACCTAAAAATCGACTGAAATCTCAGAAAACATAAGTCAAAATCCCAAAACCCATTCGCCAGAATGATCCCTCACCAAATATACCACATACCTTCACCACGACAACTTAAATCGATCCACCATGGCATCAATCAAAGGAAAGCATGGTGATTTTAGCACAACGCCCCAAATGGTTGatagaattttaaaaaataaaaaataaaacttgaATGCAATCAAAAGGAACCCAAAGAAGCCACATCTCACCATGTTCCAATCATCAAACATCTCAGAAACCCTAGCGAACAAAGATCGAAACCTAACGAGCCGATCCACCAccagatcaaaaaaaaaacgagAAAGCAATCAAATAAAGATCCAATCTTCAGCAAGAACGAGATCAAAAGGGAACCGATCTGACTTTCTTCTCACCAAGAAAGTTACGGATCTCAATGGTGCTATTGGAGTTGGTGATGGAGGCGTTGATGGGGAAGTGGGCGTAGACGAAGCGCATCTTGTAGCGGAAGCCCTTGGTGACGCCGGTGATGAGGTTTTGGACGTGGCTGATGGCGGTGCGGATGGCCGCCATTGTCTTCCGCGAGCCAAACCAAGCGTCGACCTTGAGCTTCTGGCCGCCGTCGGTAAGCTGGAAGTCAAGGTTCAGGTGCTTGAAGTTGCGGGTGAGTTTACCGCGGGGTCCCTTGACCTCGATCACCTTCGCCTTAACCCGGACCTTCACCCCTTCCGGGATGTCCATCGTATCCGACGCCAATATCGTCTTCAtcttctccgccgccgccgccgccgccgccgacgacgacgacgacccctttctctctctttaggAGGGTGGAAGGAAAGCGCGAGGGCGATCTCGAGCGGGCTTTGTACAGAGAGGGTTTTGCATGGGGTTTGGGTGATGGGAAAGTGACTAGATCTGGACCGTCCAGATGGGGAGTCTTTCTGTTTGGGTGGTTGGATGTGCGGTCTAGATTTGTTGGGGGTGCTGCGGATGGGCTGTCTTGGGCTCTAGCTACTTATTTGTACTGGTACAATTTGGGTTGGCTTCGATTTGGGTTAAAACAGGCTAACATGATTGACTAGGTTGGATTGGGTTCGGTTAATTTTGATAAAGTTAGGTCTTGGTTAAGGTTTGAAATTATGGCCGGTGCAACAAGGGTACAAGGTGTATCTGCCATTGATAAGACTATTTGAAGTTCCATTGAACCAAAATCTGTGTTTTTTTCATTGGTCTAGACAAGTGTTCAAGGGTCAATAGCTATTTTGAACCATCAAATGAAACGGTAAGCACCAAATTTACTTGCTTTTATATAACACCATGACAACTCTATATGACCGTATCACATGTGTCTCTAGATTGCAAGACCAGACTCATTGCTCCTAATAATACAAACGTGATTCATGGGCGAGTCAAAACATATGCAAGGTTGTTTGGTTTTGGTATAGATacaaaatttattttccctgTAGGTTTATGGGGATAAAAATTAAGCATGTATCGAGCTGAATTGTGGGGTATTCTGCGCATCTCACTTTCTACGTAAATAGATAGAATTTAGCTACTTGATTCCAAAATGATGAGCTAAATATTGTGTTTTTATATCTCTTTTCTTACACTGTAATTGTGGATTTccaatttaatgaaaaaaaaaggtccCACCCAAGATGAAACCCTGATGCTATTGTCATGTATTTAATTTGGCAATCTAGggacaataaaaagaaaatcaaacacaTGCATGTAtaacatatatgcatatacacaTTCAGTTCATGCTTGAATACCTAAACCTCAGTATCTgtccaaataaaaaagaaatgggggagaaggaagaaaaggatgaaGAGGAGATTACCGAGTAATTCTTGGAGGGCCTACCAAATATGGGTACTCTAGGTAATGCCTAGAAAAATCTTCATCCATATTTTTCATCTTCTTTTATGCATATCATCTTTGCGGATATTAATATCTTTTGATATGTATGCAATGTATATACTCTATGTAGTGCCTAGAAAAATCTTCatccttttttttatcttcttttatACATATATCATCTTTGCGGATATTAATACCTTTTGATATGTATGCAATGTATCTATTatattagtaatttattgaaaaaaaatgtgATAAAGTTAGGTCATGTCCAACTTCATCGCATCTGCCATCACTTTTGTCATACATCCCTCCTTCCATCCACTAGCGAACCCCTTCTATTCTCACATTGCTTTCCACTACTAGTCCTCAACACATGAATCTAGCTCGAGCTCTCGAGACTCCACAACATAGCCTACTTCCGCTCAAACTTATTCATATTTGCTCTAACCTCTAGAAGCTGATGAAGGGAAGAAAAATGAAGAGCAGGACAAAAAGCCGCCGCCGACCCAGGTGTGCAGTAGTGTGGTCCAACTCCCAATATAAAATCAGGATGCTAAAGCGGGCAAGTTTGGAGAAAATATCAGCATAGTCATCAAAAGTGAAGATGATGGGTGGAGGTGGGTTGGAGGAGAGGTTCTCTCATCTAAGGGCAAAGATAACAACTTACTTGGAGGTGCCAAAGTGACCACTATAATGATGGGTAGAGATCAGGGAGGCAAGGTCATGGAAGAAGAGGGATCACCACCTAGGTTTGGACCATCGAGGCAATAGCGAGGAGCTCATCTCTAACTACTACTTTTCTAATTTTCAACAACAATTAAAACTTTAAACCCTAATGGTTGAATTAGTCATAGTTATTTCTGACGATGTCAAGAGTCCCCTAAATCTATTTTAACATCACCAAAGAAAAGACACAAGGGAGATGTGATGGAAGATATGATGAACATGATGCTCTCCATTGGCTTCCTTAATGCATGGTTGAGGGATTGTTCAAGATCCCTTTGAATATACAAAGATTGCCGACATTATTAACTTATCCTTTTATGATCTAATTAAAGTTGCAAGAAGTAACCACCAAACGCTTGCTTGGTAGTATTAACATTTTTCTCTCTGAGTGAGAGACTGGGAGTTTGATTTTGAGTTGGCCCTTGATCAGCAAAGCCTTGGTTCTACAAACTTCAACTCAGTCTGCTTAGATAGGGTATGTATGGATGGCAGGTGTGTATGGAAGCGTAGAGGAACAACTCGGCAAAGCCTtggttcccctttttttttggtacaacggttgCCAACGCTACTCTGAAGTGGATGTAACcagtggaatcaagaaaaagacaatGACTCAAAACCGgaggaacaacctcctggtatGTCCAAAGAACCTCTTCTGAATGCTGGGCAGCACTCAAGATCGCATACATGGAGCGTTGGTGTGCTTGTTAGGTCATAGTAAAGGGGTTCCATATAACGCCATTAGTGTCGAAAAACATATTACATTTTCACATATAACCCCCTGTCCGACGGAATATTATCAAACGGGCACGCGAGCAACCATAATTCCATAAAAGACTTACATCCCGTTTCCGAAACAAAATCCCGCGACCCGACCGATACGAGCAACCGCTGCCGAGGTTTTTGCGAGGGTTCTCTCCCCTCCCCACTCCGCCGAGAGACCCCAAAAGAGGAGCTCCGAGAGGAAAAAAATGGCGATGTGGAGGGCCAaatccctccatctctcccttcGCACTTCCCTCGCCCTCGCCTCCCTCTCCGTCCGCGATGACCTCCTCTCtccacctctccttctcctccgccgCTACCGCGCCGGCCGCCCCCACCGCGACGACTTCCCCACCTCCAGGTATAGAAACCCTAGCCCTATCTCATCTCGATTCCTCCTGTCGTGTCTTCTTGCCCTTTGGATCTGGTGACGAGTGGGTTGCGTGGGCCCGGGAGGGATGGGGTAGGTACGAGAATTCGGCGACCCCTACGAACTGGGGCATCCGCATCGTGCCGGAGAAGAAGGCCTACGTCGTGGAGCGGTTCGGAAAGTATCTGAAGACCCTTGATTCGGGCATTCATCTCCTCGTCCCCTTCGTCGACCGGATcgcctacgtccactccctcaAGGAGGAGGCGATCCCCATTCCCGACCAGTCCGCGATTACCAAGGACAACGTCAGCATCCTCATCGATGGCGTGCTTTATGTCAAAGTATCCAATTTTCTTTTGCTTATGGATTATCTTGATTCGTGAGCAATTCCTCTAATTGTGATTATGTTGGAGTTTTTCTTGATCTTTTGCGAATTTCTTTTTATCCCTCTGGTGATTTCATGTGGATTTGATGATGAATTCTCTTTGCTTGGGAGAATTTTTGCAGATTGTGGATCCATTCCTTGCTTCATATGGTGTGGAGAATCCAATATTTGCAGTGATTCAGCTGGCACAGACGACGATGAGAAGTGAGCTGGGAAAGATCACTTTGGATAAGACATTTGAGGAGAGGGACACACTCAATGAGAATATTGTGGTATGATTTCTTTCTTGTGGTATTATTTTCAGGTTCTATTCTCGCTCTTTTGTGTGTCAGTGGCTGCCTGGTGGAAATTATAGTACTTTTTAGAAGACaaacttttgttttttttttttttacaaaaaaaatttaatgaaaCTTTATTCTTACTGCAATTTCATACGTCTGGAATGGTAATATTGGAGACCGTGATGTTTCTTGCTTCTCCTTGGAGACACTAGGAAATCAAAACTCCCATACTTGTGCATGCATCTGCACTATTACAGAGATAAATGTACTTTGACTCTGTGCTGCTAAGTTTCGAAATCCTGTATAATGTAGCTTGGATGCTTTGGAGTAAATGGAGCACTGATGCAATGTTTCTAATTTGAAGGAAATGTTTATCAGTGATGAGAAATGTACTTGATCATAGGTCCAAGTCTCCTCAAAACCTGTGTCATCACTGATGATGTATTCACAACTCACTGATTAACATGAATTTAATGT
Proteins encoded in this window:
- the LOC103706408 gene encoding 60S ribosomal protein L9-like, yielding MKTILASDTMDIPEGVKVRVKAKVIEVKGPRGKLTRNFKHLNLDFQLTDGGQKLKVDAWFGSRKTMAAIRTAISHVQNLITGVTKGFRYKMRFVYAHFPINASITNSNSTIEIRNFLGEKKVRKVDMLEGVTIVRSDKVKDELIIEGSDIELVSRSAALIDHKCHVKNKDIRKFLDGIYVSEKGTMVGE